The Mus caroli chromosome 1, CAROLI_EIJ_v1.1, whole genome shotgun sequence genome has a window encoding:
- the Brox gene encoding BRO1 domain-containing protein BROX, giving the protein MTHWFHRNPLKATAPVSFNYYGMITGPPASKICNDLRSARTRLLELFTDLSCNPETMKNAADLYFSLLQGFINSVGDSTQESKLRYIQNFKWTDTLQGHVPSAQQDAVFELISMGFNVALWYTKYASRLAGKENITEDEAKEVHRSLKIAAGIFKHLKESHIPKLLTPAEKGRDLEARLIDAYVIQCQAEAQEVTIARAIELKHAPGLIAALAYDTASFYQKADHTLSSLEPAHSAKWRKYLHLKMCFYTAYAYCYHGQTLLASDKCGEAIRSLQEAEKLYAEAEALCKEYGETKGPGPTAKPSGHLFFRKLGSLVKNTLDKCQRENGFIYFQKIPTEAPQLELKANYGLVEPVPFEFPPMSAHWTPEALAAFDLTKRPKDDSVKPKPEEDVKPVKEPDIRPQKDTGCSVS; this is encoded by the exons ATGACCCATTGGTTTCATAGGAACCCATTAAAAGCTACAGCTCCCGTGTCTTTTAACTACTATGGCATGATCACTGGTCCTCCCGCTTCAAAGATTTGCAA TGACTTGAGGTCCGCCAGGACTCGGCTCCTCGAGTTGTTCACTGATTTGAGCTGTAATCCAGAAACAATGAAGAATGCGGCAGACTTGTATTTCTCTCTTTTACAAG GTTTCATAAATTCAGTGGGTGACTCTACACAGGAAAGCAAATTACGATACATTCAGAATTTCAAGTGGACCGATACATTGCAAGGACACGTTCCGAG TGCCCAGCAGGATGCTGTTTTTGAACTGATTTCCATGGGATTTAATGTAGCACTGTGGTACACAAAATATGCTTCAAGATTGGctggaaaagaaaa CATAACAGAAGATGAAGCAAAAGAAGTTCACCGAAGCCTAAAAATTGCAGCTgggatttttaaacatttaaag gAAAGTCATATCCCTAAACTTCTTACACCAGCAGAAAAGGGGCGGGACTTGGAGGCTCGGCTCATCGATGCTTACGTCATCCAGTGCCAGGCCGAGGCTCAGGAAG TGACAATCGCCCGAGCCATTGAGCTGAAGCACGCTCCGGGACTGATCGCTGCACTTGCCTATGACACGGCCAGCTTCTACCAGAAAGCAG ATCATACTTTGTCCAGTTTGGAGCCTGCACACTCTGCTAAATGGAGAAAGTACCTCCACTTGAAGATGTGCTTCTACACAGCTTAT GCGTATTGCTACCATGGCCAGACTCTGTTGGCGAGTGATAAATGTGGAGAAGCAATCAGATCTCTCCAAGAAGCAGAAAAAC TGTACGCAGAGGCAGAAGCTCTATGCAAAGAGTACGGGGAAACCAAAGGACCAGGGCCGACGGCCAAGCCGTCAGGACACTTGTTCTTCCGGAAGCTTGGGAGCCTTGTGAAGAACACCCTGGACAAATGTCAGAGAGAAAATGGCTTCAT TTACTTTCAAAAAATTCCAACAGAAGCCCCACAACTGGAACTCAAAGCAAATTATGGGCTGGTAGAGCCTGTGCCTTTTGAATTCCCTCCTATGAGTGCTCACTGGACACCGGAAGCGTTGGCTGCNTTTGATCTCACCAAGAGACCCAAGGATGACAGT gTCAAACCCAAACCGGAAGAGGATGTGAAACCTGTAAAGGAACCAGATATCAGACCTCAGAAGGACACTGGGTGCTCTGTCTCATAA